The following coding sequences are from one Verrucosispora sp. WMMD573 window:
- a CDS encoding DUF3180 domain-containing protein: protein MGPTRISTLVVAALAAAAVAWLLISGIYYERLPPLPWLPVVTLAGLAVLEAYAAINTRGRIDRRPGRDPVNPLVVARFVVLAKASALVGAIFAGGYAGLTGWLFVQPTRAAADDRPAAIAGLLAATALVAAALWLERACRVPERPDDEQEPDDWESHPGHR from the coding sequence ATGGGGCCCACCCGCATCTCGACGTTGGTGGTGGCTGCCCTCGCCGCCGCCGCGGTCGCCTGGTTGTTGATCAGCGGCATCTACTACGAGCGGCTGCCGCCGCTGCCCTGGTTGCCGGTGGTGACGTTGGCCGGGCTGGCCGTGCTGGAGGCGTACGCCGCGATCAACACCCGGGGTCGGATCGACCGCCGACCGGGCCGCGACCCGGTCAATCCGTTGGTGGTGGCTCGGTTCGTCGTGCTGGCCAAGGCGTCCGCGCTGGTCGGTGCCATCTTCGCCGGAGGGTACGCGGGGCTGACAGGTTGGTTGTTCGTACAGCCGACGCGGGCGGCCGCCGACGACCGCCCGGCTGCCATCGCCGGCCTGCTGGCCGCGACCGCCCTGGTGGCCGCTGCGCTCTGGCTGGAGCGGGCGTGTCGCGTTCCGGAGCGGCCCGACGACGAGCAGGAGCCGGACGACTGGGAGAGCCACCCGGGCCACCGCTAG
- the folK gene encoding 2-amino-4-hydroxy-6-hydroxymethyldihydropteridine diphosphokinase, producing the protein MTRAVLSLGSNLGDRLGHLRTALTVLGDSVLVVSGVYETPPWGDTDQPAYLNAVLLAADPDAGPYDWLARARAAEAAAGRIRDPERRLGPRTLDVDIVAVWTDDDRPVLSADPELTLPHPRAHLRAFVLRPWIDIQPYGQLPGHGSLTDLLTTGPLAVEVPELSPRPDLRLESTA; encoded by the coding sequence ATGACCCGTGCCGTGCTTTCCCTCGGCAGCAACCTCGGTGACCGGCTGGGTCACCTGCGCACCGCGCTGACCGTCCTCGGTGACAGTGTGCTGGTGGTCTCCGGGGTCTATGAGACCCCGCCGTGGGGCGACACCGACCAGCCGGCGTACCTGAATGCCGTGCTGCTGGCTGCGGACCCGGACGCCGGACCCTACGACTGGTTGGCGCGGGCGCGGGCCGCGGAGGCCGCCGCCGGCCGGATCCGGGACCCGGAGCGGCGCCTCGGTCCCCGCACGCTCGACGTCGACATCGTGGCGGTGTGGACCGACGACGACCGCCCGGTGTTGAGCGCCGACCCCGAGCTGACGCTGCCGCATCCCCGGGCACATCTGCGGGCCTTCGTGCTGCGACCGTGGATCGACATCCAGCCCTACGGCCAACTGCCGGGGCATGGTTCGTTGACCGACCTGCTCACCACCGGCCCGCTCGCCGTCGAGGTGCCGGAACTGAGCCCCCGGCCCGATCTGAGGTTAGAGTCGACGGCATGA
- the folB gene encoding dihydroneopterin aldolase, whose product MTDRIELTGLRAHGRHGMYDFERANGQEFVVDAVLELDLGPAARSDDVRDTVHYGELAEQLVEVITGEPVNLIETLAVRLIEVCLADPRVSGVTVTVHKPEAPVPHAFTDVAVTMRRTRTR is encoded by the coding sequence ATGACCGACCGGATCGAGCTGACCGGCCTGCGGGCGCACGGCCGGCACGGGATGTACGACTTCGAACGCGCCAACGGTCAGGAGTTCGTCGTCGACGCGGTGCTCGAACTCGATCTGGGCCCGGCCGCCCGGTCCGACGACGTGCGGGACACCGTGCACTACGGCGAGCTGGCCGAACAGCTGGTCGAGGTGATCACCGGCGAGCCGGTCAATCTGATCGAGACCCTCGCCGTTCGGCTGATCGAGGTCTGCCTGGCGGATCCGCGGGTGTCCGGCGTGACGGTGACGGTGCACAAGCCCGAGGCGCCGGTTCCGCACGCCTTCACCGACGTGGCCGTGACGATGCGCCGGACGCGTACCCGATGA
- the folP gene encoding dihydropteroate synthase, translating to MTDLVRAPAPVVMGVLNVTPDSFSDGGRYADVGAAVAHGVRLRAEGAGLVDVGGESTRPGADRVDAETEAARVVPVIRELASAGVPVSIDTTRARVAVAALHAGAVVVNDVSGGLADTDMARVVSDAGCPWVLMHWRGHSRRMSELASYGDVVADVRAELGQRVDAALAAGVDPDRIIIDPGLGFAKNAAHNWQLSARLPELVELGYPLLFGASRKSYLGQLLAGPDGLPRPTDGRAAATVATSLLAVAAGAWGVRVHEVRATVDALAVWQATGRPRLAAAPAADTVSSTDAGPGVRDVGRPGPVGEPAVEGRGRR from the coding sequence GTGACCGATCTGGTGCGGGCCCCGGCCCCGGTGGTGATGGGCGTCCTGAACGTCACGCCCGACTCTTTCTCCGACGGCGGACGCTACGCCGACGTCGGGGCCGCTGTCGCACACGGCGTCCGGCTACGAGCCGAAGGAGCGGGGTTGGTGGACGTCGGTGGTGAGTCGACCAGACCCGGCGCCGATCGGGTCGACGCGGAGACCGAGGCCGCTCGCGTGGTACCGGTGATCCGGGAACTCGCCTCGGCCGGTGTCCCGGTCAGCATCGACACCACCCGCGCCCGGGTGGCCGTGGCGGCGCTGCACGCCGGCGCGGTCGTTGTCAACGACGTCTCGGGAGGGCTCGCCGACACCGACATGGCCCGGGTGGTCAGCGACGCCGGCTGCCCCTGGGTGCTGATGCACTGGCGCGGCCACTCCCGCCGGATGAGTGAGCTGGCCAGCTACGGCGACGTGGTGGCCGACGTCCGTGCCGAACTCGGCCAGCGGGTGGACGCGGCGCTTGCCGCCGGAGTCGACCCGGATCGCATCATCATCGATCCGGGCCTCGGCTTCGCCAAGAACGCGGCCCACAACTGGCAGCTCAGCGCCCGGCTGCCCGAACTCGTCGAACTCGGCTATCCCCTGCTGTTCGGTGCGAGCCGCAAGTCCTATCTGGGACAACTGCTGGCCGGCCCGGACGGCCTGCCCCGACCAACCGACGGGCGGGCGGCGGCCACCGTGGCCACCAGCCTGCTCGCGGTCGCCGCGGGCGCCTGGGGGGTGCGCGTGCACGAGGTACGCGCCACCGTCGACGCCCTCGCCGTCTGGCAGGCCACCGGCCGTCCCCGGCTGGCGGCCGCGCCGGCCGCCGACACCGTCTCGTCGACCGACGCCGGGCCGGGGGTACGTGACGTCGGGCGGCCGGGCCCCGTCGGGGAGCCGGCAGTGGAGGGGCGGGGACGACGATGA
- a CDS encoding ATP-binding protein translates to MSRSATPGSPAGRPAAPHGNRARSFDYPESDERDETSLDPALATTPGHGSVGVFQAPRPPQRRAVPADPAPASRDGADIDSPFLDLFGGAYPRGGSAQRGNGLPARALPQQPHPAPPPAAGPAPAAQRAAPAPPRPPGSPPAASPVHVVDDAVAATSLPPAPARVTPTPGDRLPNARPPADDRPTGNERPVREDRRVRDNDPASADAETRTPRRIAPPTNRPAPRQRSVDHRDRPVKPVRVRPPKIKFGDRDPAVELAITEIAGHLTFTPNTVTAWYWLPEVRWAFRPDAEREALLAAISEQYAGLAGFRLHLRRTTRPFPADEWARTIDANTAAPLPDVSGTPGWAEHLVAAQRHLLSVNHAEGQTYLGVTFARRSLGDSLTERLLRTFGRGVADGERRKLGRTVEQFDEVLGAFGMRGRRVTAHELEWLLYRSVALCMAPPGTLSPITDGRWERGDLLALTEQVERYRTPYGSTVKLVHRMTGEERHVAVLAVGRMEPLEIPERHEPWLHFHERLPWPMELSTRVDILGSGDSFRNLEHRLRMIRSQQLDYAEHGIDAPPELERLAKRALVIGDEMTTGLPVDSARAHGWHRIAVGGRTREECLERARRLIQLYSRELRISLQHPKNQDWLAREFIPGEPIANTGYVRRMPVNLLAAALPQAASTVGDRRGDLIGRTAGTCRRPVFLDLHFPMEVRERSGLAVFVAEPGGGKSTLLGALGYLAARRGVQVTLLDPSGPLARLCAMPELRPYSRVLNLTGSEHGTLAPYALIPTPLRTEFATGAAGDREFEIAVSNARAERRMLVQDICMMLVPPQVARESSTATLFRHAVRQVPAEETSTLDDVVTCLGQLDDHAGRELANLLLDTAEMPLAMLFFGRPPEGLLGPDAALTVITMAGLRLPDLKIEREYWSAEEALALPMLHTAHRLAVRRCYGGSMASRKLVGLDEAHFMEGWRSGRSFLVRLARDSRKWNLAALVASQNPRDILGLDVQNLVSTVFVGRIAEDAEIASEALRLLRVPVDDGYEATLASLSTADATSASRLGFREFVMRDVDGRVQKVRVDVSYVDGLLDHLDTTPAAIAAAAGVLPTVLPDMEA, encoded by the coding sequence ATGAGCCGCTCCGCCACGCCGGGATCCCCGGCCGGACGTCCGGCCGCACCACACGGTAACCGTGCGCGTTCGTTCGACTACCCGGAATCCGACGAGCGGGACGAGACCTCGCTGGATCCGGCGCTCGCCACGACCCCGGGTCACGGCAGCGTCGGCGTGTTCCAGGCACCTCGCCCGCCGCAGCGCCGGGCGGTTCCGGCCGACCCGGCCCCGGCCAGCCGGGACGGCGCCGACATCGACTCTCCGTTCCTCGATCTCTTCGGTGGCGCATACCCTCGCGGCGGTTCCGCCCAGCGGGGCAACGGGCTCCCCGCGCGGGCCCTGCCGCAGCAGCCGCACCCCGCGCCGCCGCCCGCCGCCGGGCCCGCACCGGCAGCTCAGCGGGCGGCTCCGGCACCCCCGCGACCGCCCGGATCCCCGCCGGCCGCGTCGCCCGTCCACGTTGTCGACGATGCGGTGGCAGCCACGAGCCTGCCGCCGGCCCCCGCCCGGGTGACGCCAACCCCCGGAGATCGGCTGCCGAACGCCCGGCCACCCGCCGACGACCGTCCCACCGGAAACGAGCGTCCGGTCCGGGAGGACCGCCGCGTCCGCGACAACGATCCGGCCTCCGCCGACGCCGAGACCCGGACGCCACGCCGGATCGCGCCCCCGACCAACCGCCCGGCACCCCGGCAGCGGTCCGTCGACCACCGGGACCGGCCGGTCAAGCCGGTCCGCGTCCGGCCACCGAAGATCAAGTTCGGCGATCGGGATCCCGCGGTCGAACTGGCCATCACCGAGATCGCCGGCCACCTGACCTTCACCCCCAACACGGTCACCGCCTGGTACTGGTTGCCCGAGGTGCGCTGGGCCTTCCGCCCCGACGCCGAGCGCGAGGCGTTGCTCGCGGCCATCTCCGAGCAGTACGCCGGCCTGGCCGGCTTCCGGCTGCACCTGCGCCGGACCACCCGACCCTTCCCGGCTGACGAGTGGGCCCGCACCATCGACGCCAACACCGCCGCGCCGCTGCCCGACGTCTCCGGCACACCCGGCTGGGCCGAGCACCTGGTCGCCGCCCAACGACACCTGCTCTCGGTCAATCACGCCGAGGGCCAGACCTACCTCGGCGTCACCTTCGCCCGCCGGTCCCTCGGTGACTCGCTCACCGAGCGGCTGCTGCGCACCTTCGGCCGCGGCGTCGCCGATGGCGAGCGGCGCAAGCTCGGTCGTACCGTCGAACAGTTCGACGAGGTGCTCGGCGCCTTCGGCATGCGCGGACGGCGGGTCACCGCGCACGAACTGGAATGGCTGCTCTACCGGTCGGTGGCGCTCTGCATGGCGCCTCCCGGCACGCTCTCGCCCATCACCGACGGACGCTGGGAACGCGGTGACCTGCTCGCGCTCACCGAACAGGTCGAGCGCTACCGCACGCCGTACGGCTCCACGGTCAAGCTGGTCCACCGGATGACCGGCGAGGAACGACACGTGGCGGTGCTCGCCGTGGGTCGGATGGAACCGCTCGAGATCCCCGAGCGACACGAGCCCTGGCTGCACTTCCATGAGCGACTGCCCTGGCCGATGGAACTCTCCACCCGGGTCGACATCCTCGGTTCCGGCGACTCCTTCCGCAACCTGGAACACCGGCTCCGGATGATCCGGTCACAGCAGCTGGACTACGCGGAACACGGCATCGACGCCCCACCCGAGTTGGAGCGACTCGCCAAGCGGGCCCTGGTCATCGGCGACGAGATGACCACCGGGCTGCCGGTCGACTCCGCCCGCGCCCACGGCTGGCACCGGATCGCAGTCGGCGGCCGTACCCGGGAGGAGTGCCTGGAACGGGCCCGCCGGCTCATCCAGCTCTACTCCCGCGAGCTGCGCATCTCCCTGCAACACCCGAAGAACCAGGACTGGCTGGCCCGCGAGTTCATCCCCGGCGAGCCGATCGCCAACACCGGCTACGTACGCAGGATGCCCGTCAACCTGCTCGCGGCGGCGCTGCCACAGGCCGCCTCCACGGTGGGTGACCGACGTGGCGACCTGATCGGGCGTACCGCCGGCACCTGCCGCCGCCCGGTCTTCCTCGACCTGCACTTTCCCATGGAGGTGCGGGAGCGATCCGGTCTGGCGGTCTTCGTGGCCGAGCCGGGCGGCGGCAAGTCCACGCTGCTCGGCGCGCTGGGCTATCTGGCCGCTCGCCGCGGCGTTCAGGTGACCCTGCTCGACCCCTCCGGCCCGCTGGCCCGGCTCTGTGCGATGCCGGAGCTCCGGCCATACTCGCGGGTGCTGAACCTGACCGGCTCCGAACACGGCACGCTGGCGCCGTACGCGCTGATCCCGACCCCGCTGCGCACCGAGTTCGCCACCGGCGCCGCCGGTGACCGGGAGTTCGAGATCGCGGTCTCCAACGCGCGGGCCGAACGCCGGATGCTGGTACAGGACATCTGCATGATGCTGGTGCCACCGCAGGTGGCCCGGGAGTCCTCCACCGCCACCCTGTTCCGGCACGCCGTACGCCAGGTCCCGGCCGAGGAGACCTCCACGCTGGACGACGTGGTCACCTGTCTCGGCCAGCTGGATGACCACGCCGGCCGGGAACTGGCCAACCTGCTGCTCGACACCGCCGAGATGCCGCTGGCGATGCTCTTCTTCGGCCGCCCGCCGGAGGGTCTGCTCGGGCCGGACGCCGCGCTCACCGTGATCACCATGGCCGGCCTGCGGCTGCCCGACCTGAAGATCGAACGCGAGTACTGGTCGGCCGAGGAGGCGCTCGCCCTACCGATGCTGCACACCGCGCATCGGCTGGCGGTCCGCCGGTGCTACGGCGGCTCGATGGCCTCCCGAAAGCTGGTCGGCCTGGACGAGGCGCACTTCATGGAGGGGTGGCGTTCCGGCCGGTCATTCCTCGTCCGACTCGCCCGCGACTCCCGCAAGTGGAACCTCGCCGCGCTGGTCGCCTCGCAGAACCCACGTGACATCCTCGGTCTCGACGTACAGAACCTCGTCTCCACCGTCTTCGTCGGCCGGATCGCCGAGGACGCCGAGATCGCCTCCGAGGCGCTGCGGCTGCTGCGGGTGCCGGTCGACGACGGCTACGAGGCCACCCTCGCCTCTCTCTCCACCGCCGACGCGACCTCCGCCAGCCGGCTCGGTTTCCGGGAGTTCGTGATGCGCGACGTCGACGGCCGGGTCCAGAAGGTCCGGGTCGACGTCTCCTACGTGGATGGCCTACTGGACCACCTCGACACCACCCCCGCCGCCATCGCCGCCGCCGCAGGGGTGCTGCCGACCGTGCTGCCAGACATGGAGGCGTGA
- a CDS encoding MFS transporter, with the protein MARARARITALLLALGVLAAATISWPGLTATPAYAAPVAYQAAAAELCSTEEWQVDFRACVAKLQQVAESEATCLNPPTPTAPDSGIAGWFASRPEASKLRGPKGYYTNYGYAGYSYSTYKIESGCATTLLHPDYKFTNTIANGEFMMATAIIGASNALRERAWEPGTMWGWADPLVDQATKAIYQKVFSVFGIVTLCVVGLYLLWRSRQSDMSSAMTTAGWALVVMVAVTALAAWPVKSANLADGALVSTLGVVHDAVGPAAKDVPPGRCAMPNPDACTDKRPPAVRASDTAAEAMLYRNWLRGALGSADSETAKKYGEALYDAKSLSWDEAEKIRTSPELREATISAKKQQWMTVAAQVEREDPEAYEYLQGVRDMDRVGAGFIAVLAALLFAMFDLTASLLVLLGFLIFRWAVIAAPILGTIGLLRPASAGLRRLGNAVVAALFNIAIFGTGAAIYLFAVDLIMSTATLPGWLQVVLVWLCGVVGWLLLRPYRRITQLGGKDNSEAVSSAGSWHRRFFRDMRTAARLDVAEPGGTAEPTVGRRRAIAPEPPKVRPEARPDPVPSGAPAAVKRPDDRESGGTDDQNRERPAKGSVAPKPRRRQPASWTEPDVPDENPSYVIYRPGSAERAPEKPAPRVRSEAR; encoded by the coding sequence ATGGCGAGGGCCCGGGCACGGATCACGGCGCTCCTCCTGGCACTCGGCGTCCTCGCCGCAGCCACGATCAGCTGGCCCGGGCTCACCGCCACACCGGCGTACGCGGCTCCGGTGGCGTACCAGGCCGCTGCCGCCGAACTCTGCTCGACCGAGGAATGGCAGGTCGATTTCCGCGCCTGCGTCGCCAAGCTTCAGCAGGTGGCGGAATCGGAGGCGACCTGCCTCAACCCTCCGACCCCGACTGCCCCCGACTCCGGCATCGCCGGCTGGTTCGCCTCCCGTCCGGAGGCATCGAAGTTAAGAGGTCCGAAGGGCTACTACACGAATTACGGCTACGCCGGCTACAGCTACAGCACCTACAAGATCGAATCTGGGTGCGCGACCACCCTGCTGCACCCGGACTACAAGTTCACCAACACCATCGCCAACGGCGAGTTCATGATGGCGACGGCGATCATCGGTGCCTCGAACGCCCTGCGCGAACGCGCGTGGGAGCCGGGCACCATGTGGGGCTGGGCCGACCCGCTGGTGGACCAGGCCACCAAAGCGATCTACCAGAAGGTGTTCAGCGTCTTCGGCATCGTCACCCTCTGCGTGGTCGGGCTCTACCTGCTCTGGCGCTCGCGCCAGTCCGACATGAGCAGCGCGATGACCACGGCGGGCTGGGCGTTGGTGGTGATGGTGGCGGTCACCGCGCTGGCCGCCTGGCCGGTCAAGTCCGCGAACCTGGCCGACGGCGCCCTCGTCTCCACGCTGGGCGTCGTGCACGACGCCGTGGGCCCGGCCGCCAAGGACGTGCCGCCGGGCCGGTGCGCGATGCCGAACCCGGACGCCTGCACGGACAAGCGCCCGCCGGCGGTTCGGGCCAGCGACACGGCCGCCGAGGCGATGCTCTACCGGAACTGGCTGCGCGGCGCGCTCGGCTCGGCCGACAGCGAAACCGCCAAGAAGTACGGCGAGGCGCTCTACGACGCCAAGTCGCTGTCCTGGGACGAAGCCGAGAAGATCCGGACCAGTCCAGAACTCCGCGAAGCCACCATCAGTGCCAAGAAGCAGCAGTGGATGACTGTCGCCGCGCAGGTCGAGCGGGAGGATCCGGAGGCCTACGAGTACCTGCAGGGCGTCCGGGACATGGACCGCGTGGGTGCCGGGTTCATCGCGGTGCTCGCCGCCCTGCTCTTCGCGATGTTCGATCTGACCGCGTCGCTGCTGGTGCTGCTCGGATTTCTGATCTTCCGGTGGGCGGTGATCGCGGCGCCGATCCTGGGCACCATCGGCCTGCTCCGTCCGGCCAGCGCCGGCCTGCGGCGGCTGGGCAACGCGGTGGTGGCGGCGCTGTTCAACATCGCGATCTTCGGCACCGGCGCCGCCATCTACCTCTTCGCGGTCGACCTCATCATGAGCACGGCGACCCTCCCCGGCTGGCTGCAGGTGGTGCTGGTCTGGCTCTGCGGGGTGGTCGGCTGGCTGCTGCTGCGCCCCTACCGCCGGATCACCCAACTCGGCGGCAAGGACAACAGCGAGGCGGTCAGCTCGGCGGGCTCCTGGCACCGCCGATTCTTCCGGGACATGCGCACCGCTGCCCGCCTCGACGTCGCCGAGCCCGGCGGCACCGCCGAGCCCACCGTCGGACGACGCCGGGCAATCGCACCGGAGCCGCCGAAGGTGCGTCCGGAGGCTCGTCCGGACCCGGTCCCCAGCGGCGCACCCGCGGCCGTGAAGCGGCCGGACGACCGCGAATCCGGCGGCACCGACGACCAGAACCGGGAGCGACCCGCCAAGGGGTCGGTCGCGCCCAAGCCCCGTCGCCGGCAGCCGGCCTCCTGGACGGAGCCGGACGTGCCGGACGAGAACCCCTCCTACGTCATCTACCGTCCCGGTTCGGCCGAACGGGCTCCCGAGAAGCCGGCGCCGCGGGTCCGCTCCGAGGCGCGGTGA
- a CDS encoding M23 family metallopeptidase: MSEQISSRRPVRAGALAAALTAALVLLCCTGGAGAFFLTELGGDAAEQLTPASMECTGDFDVDVTGKMPRFAEYGERQLRNAAVIIKVGQEMKVPPRGWVIAVATAMQESRLLNLANSTVGESRDIPNEGIGADHDSVGLFQQRPSWGTVAQRMNPEYASRKFYEKLVDVADWEKLPLTVAAQRVQISAFPDAYAKHEELAARIVDALAGGAARTALIAGQEVCDAAAGGEIAASGWTAPVPGGVGSGFQTRSRPGHNGVDIAAPKGTDIRVAATGRVLVSRCDPDRRGRLSCDEDGWPGKGGCGWFVDVLHAQGVITRYCHLVNRPLVAVGDTVRAGDVIGDVGSSGNSSGPHLHFEVHVDGDRSSRGAIDPVPFMRSRGAPLKGAG, translated from the coding sequence ATGAGTGAGCAGATTTCTTCCCGCCGACCGGTCCGGGCCGGTGCCCTCGCCGCCGCGCTCACCGCGGCGCTGGTGCTGCTCTGCTGCACCGGTGGCGCGGGCGCGTTCTTCCTCACCGAGCTCGGTGGCGACGCCGCCGAGCAGCTGACCCCGGCCAGCATGGAGTGCACAGGCGATTTCGACGTCGATGTCACGGGCAAGATGCCGCGCTTCGCCGAGTACGGGGAACGCCAGCTGCGCAACGCCGCAGTGATCATCAAGGTCGGCCAGGAGATGAAGGTGCCGCCGCGCGGCTGGGTGATCGCGGTGGCGACAGCCATGCAGGAGTCGCGGCTGCTCAACCTGGCCAACAGCACGGTCGGCGAGTCACGAGACATCCCGAACGAGGGGATCGGGGCCGACCACGACTCCGTCGGTCTCTTCCAGCAACGACCCTCGTGGGGCACGGTCGCCCAGCGGATGAACCCGGAGTACGCGTCCCGCAAGTTCTACGAGAAGTTGGTCGACGTAGCCGACTGGGAGAAGCTGCCGCTGACCGTGGCCGCCCAACGAGTTCAGATCAGCGCCTTTCCGGACGCGTACGCCAAGCACGAGGAACTCGCCGCCCGCATCGTGGACGCGCTGGCCGGGGGCGCGGCACGAACCGCGCTGATCGCGGGACAGGAGGTCTGTGACGCCGCAGCGGGCGGCGAGATCGCCGCCTCCGGTTGGACCGCACCCGTCCCGGGCGGCGTCGGCTCCGGATTCCAGACCCGCAGTCGGCCTGGGCACAACGGTGTGGACATCGCCGCGCCGAAGGGCACCGATATCAGGGTTGCGGCGACCGGCCGGGTGCTGGTCTCTCGCTGTGACCCCGACCGGAGAGGACGGCTCAGCTGTGACGAGGACGGCTGGCCCGGCAAGGGGGGCTGCGGCTGGTTCGTCGACGTGCTGCACGCCCAGGGCGTCATCACCCGCTACTGTCATCTGGTGAATCGTCCCCTGGTCGCCGTGGGCGACACGGTGCGGGCCGGTGACGTGATCGGCGATGTGGGCAGCAGCGGCAACTCCTCCGGACCGCACCTGCACTTCGAGGTGCACGTCGACGGCGATCGGAGCAGTCGGGGCGCCATCGACCCGGTTCCGTTCATGCGGTCGAGGGGCGCGCCGTTGAAGGGTGCCGGGTGA